A region of Pleionea litopenaei DNA encodes the following proteins:
- the cpaB gene encoding Flp pilus assembly protein CpaB has protein sequence MAATQNIKSWGILAFAIAIAAVAFWLTTTYLSQKESNLRNQIENEQGEMVPVVVASTDVKPGDVLSGQNMAVAEVPAEFVSGSAVSPQDFGLFEGQVVRHYMTPGEPLLNHYVAGLGIERFSDLLDSGERAVTLEIDNLNSVAGMILPGDFVDIMLVADDESNSLDPNAMVRNLKPLLQKVRILAVDALSLVSKEQDFVTFNNGADSLSYSSVTVGVSFDDAAKLILARDVGDIVFMLRNKEDINLLKADLVTKQDLMGAGSGASQTYKFFGGSQAANGVITPTTKTFQQSVTTLSAYKSKVHLNAVEEIKKNASAEVNSR, from the coding sequence ATGGCTGCTACGCAAAATATAAAGTCGTGGGGAATTCTAGCGTTTGCGATCGCAATTGCAGCGGTAGCATTTTGGTTAACCACCACTTACTTGTCGCAAAAAGAATCCAACTTGCGTAATCAGATCGAAAATGAGCAAGGTGAAATGGTTCCGGTTGTAGTTGCCTCGACTGATGTTAAACCAGGGGATGTGTTGAGTGGTCAAAATATGGCTGTGGCAGAAGTGCCTGCTGAGTTTGTATCCGGATCTGCAGTATCGCCACAAGATTTTGGCTTATTTGAGGGGCAAGTGGTTCGCCATTATATGACGCCCGGCGAGCCCTTATTAAACCATTATGTGGCAGGGCTTGGTATCGAACGCTTTTCTGACTTGTTAGATAGCGGGGAACGAGCTGTAACTTTAGAGATAGATAACCTGAACTCGGTAGCCGGCATGATCCTCCCTGGAGACTTTGTTGATATCATGTTGGTCGCCGACGATGAAAGTAATAGCTTAGATCCCAATGCAATGGTACGAAATCTAAAGCCTCTGTTGCAAAAAGTTCGCATTCTAGCGGTAGATGCACTTTCTTTGGTGTCCAAGGAGCAAGATTTTGTCACCTTTAACAACGGCGCTGATTCATTGTCCTACTCGAGTGTTACTGTTGGTGTTTCTTTTGATGACGCGGCCAAGCTTATTTTAGCGCGTGATGTGGGTGATATCGTTTTTATGCTGCGTAATAAAGAAGATATTAACTTACTTAAAGCCGACTTAGTCACGAAACAAGACTTAATGGGTGCCGGTAGCGGAGCGAGCCAAACTTACAAATTTTTTGGCGGATCTCAGGCTGCTAATGGTGTGATAACGCCTACCACTAAAACTTTTCAACAAAGCGTAACCACTTTGTCTGCTTATAAGTCGAAAGTGCATTTGAATGCTGTTGAAGAAATTAAGAAGAACGCTTCTGCCGAAGTTAATTCTCGTTAA
- a CDS encoding type II and III secretion system protein family protein — MLRVIFFCLSVVLVATNIHAKSNRSLNLYVGSVKSIQVGEVIRVAVGRDDILATSILENGELLLVPRAPGETDLHIWKKGERKLSYRVNITQENISKNIQSIRSILSGFKSITVRSVNGIVVVDGKVQPERFDLLQGIVAQFPGVISLVTPEDVVLRDMIRMEVQVLELNKSFSRDLGLDWDNSIAGPSVSYVQNINPNGRYVFMNENNPFIELFDPSNPTISLDDKSSFSYSGLQTGITSVVRLLQDDGVARVLAEPSLSTRSGESATFQSGGQYPIAVLNEFGQPVVQMQDYGIQLEITPLSDADGNIISRVRAEMSTIDFATQVNGVPGILTRNTESVINLKNGETMVISGLLQSSDSKSIESLPFLGDIPILGELFKSRSFQENRTELVILVTPKIVDGDAELPEHLKQHLEKLRQVQKSTKIEDDLLE, encoded by the coding sequence ATGTTAAGGGTAATTTTTTTCTGTTTGAGCGTTGTGCTGGTAGCTACTAATATTCATGCTAAAAGTAATCGTTCGCTAAATTTATATGTTGGCTCAGTTAAATCCATTCAAGTCGGAGAAGTGATTCGGGTTGCAGTAGGTCGTGATGACATTCTGGCTACCAGCATTCTTGAAAATGGAGAGTTGCTGCTGGTTCCAAGAGCGCCCGGCGAGACCGACTTACACATCTGGAAAAAAGGCGAGCGTAAACTTAGCTATCGAGTAAACATCACTCAAGAAAATATCAGTAAGAATATTCAATCAATTCGCTCCATTCTTTCTGGATTTAAAAGTATTACGGTCCGTTCTGTAAACGGTATTGTAGTCGTAGATGGTAAGGTTCAGCCAGAGCGTTTCGATTTATTGCAAGGCATCGTGGCGCAGTTTCCTGGGGTTATTTCTTTAGTAACGCCGGAAGATGTTGTATTGCGTGATATGATTCGCATGGAAGTACAAGTGCTTGAGTTAAACAAGAGCTTTTCAAGAGATCTAGGTCTGGATTGGGATAACTCAATTGCCGGTCCTTCGGTTAGCTATGTGCAAAACATTAATCCGAACGGCCGATATGTGTTTATGAACGAAAACAATCCATTTATTGAATTGTTTGATCCGAGTAATCCAACTATTTCTCTGGATGATAAGTCTAGTTTTTCTTATTCGGGTCTACAAACGGGTATTACTTCTGTTGTTCGCTTACTGCAAGATGATGGTGTTGCTCGTGTTCTTGCTGAACCATCGTTGAGTACGCGCAGTGGAGAGTCGGCAACTTTTCAATCGGGTGGACAATACCCAATAGCAGTATTGAATGAGTTTGGTCAACCGGTTGTGCAAATGCAAGACTATGGCATCCAGCTTGAAATTACGCCTTTATCAGATGCTGACGGCAATATTATCTCTCGCGTTAGAGCTGAAATGAGTACCATAGATTTCGCGACTCAAGTGAATGGCGTGCCTGGTATTTTAACTCGTAATACCGAGTCGGTGATCAATCTTAAAAATGGTGAAACCATGGTGATTAGCGGTTTATTGCAGTCGTCAGACAGTAAGTCAATTGAAAGCTTACCTTTCCTTGGCGATATTCCAATTTTAGGCGAGCTGTTTAAATCGCGCAGCTTTCAAGAAAACCGTACTGAATTGGTTATTTTGGTGACGCCTAAAATCGTTGACGGCGATGCTGAACTTCCCGAGCACCTTAAGCAACATCTAGAAAAGCTCAGACAAGTACAGAAGTCCACTAAGATTGAAGATGACTTATTGGAGTAG
- a CDS encoding ATPase, T2SS/T4P/T4SS family yields MFQVSVRTSKGTKVADLVCTEDVCLVGKDAECFVNLHGWKVAKEHAKLTQTDNGIYIQDLGSKLGTLVNGNKVTQFGPLTEADEIEIHSYKIKIKGGQRSTSKKETSSPSPETSSVVNSLPVESIQKTVTETISHPAEQILADIDKEKSDIDTAANLDLDGQSKSLSDTEHADNVRQWRSRVHADLLKQMDLRRINVNSMSDEELREMTRKMIDDIVNNFTDLPSAINKQELSNQVLDEAVGLGPLETLIAMDDVSEIMVNAADEIFYEKSGNLFKSDVTFTDDRAVLSAIERIVTPLGRRIDESSPAVDARLKDGSRVNAVIPPIALKGPCITIRKFMKERLTAQHLVGFGSISNEMVKFVETAVTNKQNIVISGGTGSGKTTLLNVMSNFIPDNERIITVEDAAELKLYQSNLISLEARPPNQEGKGAVPIRELVKNCLRMRPDRIVVGECRGGEALDMLQAMNTGHDGSLTTAHANSPRDCISRLEVMVMMAGMDLPIIAIREQISSAVNIIVQQTRFACGTRKVTSIAEVSGVEGNRVQLGEIFKFKQTGFDSKGKVKGHFEATGIVPQFYENLAKRGIAVDMEIFSTGRVME; encoded by the coding sequence ATGTTTCAGGTAAGTGTGAGAACCAGCAAGGGAACCAAAGTCGCGGATTTAGTTTGCACTGAAGATGTTTGCTTGGTTGGAAAAGATGCTGAATGCTTTGTTAACTTGCATGGTTGGAAGGTGGCAAAAGAGCATGCGAAATTAACTCAAACCGATAATGGTATCTATATTCAGGACTTAGGCTCCAAGCTTGGAACTTTAGTTAACGGTAATAAAGTTACGCAGTTTGGTCCGCTCACTGAAGCTGATGAAATTGAAATTCACTCTTACAAGATTAAAATCAAAGGTGGACAACGCTCGACTAGTAAAAAAGAAACAAGTAGTCCGTCACCGGAGACATCATCCGTTGTGAACTCATTACCGGTTGAGAGCATTCAAAAAACAGTAACAGAGACAATCAGTCACCCGGCGGAACAAATTTTGGCGGATATCGATAAGGAAAAATCAGACATCGATACGGCAGCTAATTTGGATCTCGATGGTCAATCAAAGAGTTTAAGTGATACCGAGCATGCCGATAATGTGCGTCAATGGCGAAGCCGTGTGCATGCTGATTTGCTTAAGCAAATGGATCTTCGTCGGATCAATGTTAACAGCATGAGCGATGAAGAATTGCGTGAAATGACGCGGAAAATGATTGACGATATTGTTAATAATTTTACTGATCTGCCAAGCGCAATAAACAAACAGGAGTTATCCAATCAAGTGCTCGATGAAGCGGTGGGGCTGGGACCGCTAGAAACTTTGATTGCAATGGATGATGTAAGCGAGATCATGGTTAATGCAGCTGACGAAATCTTTTATGAAAAGTCCGGCAATTTATTCAAATCCGATGTAACCTTTACCGATGATCGAGCAGTACTGTCAGCGATTGAGAGGATTGTCACGCCTCTTGGACGACGTATCGATGAGAGTTCTCCTGCGGTCGATGCGCGCTTGAAAGATGGCTCGCGGGTTAACGCGGTGATACCGCCGATTGCTTTAAAAGGCCCTTGCATTACCATTCGTAAATTTATGAAAGAGCGGTTAACTGCGCAGCATTTGGTTGGCTTTGGTTCAATTAGTAATGAAATGGTTAAGTTTGTTGAGACTGCGGTTACCAATAAACAAAACATTGTAATTTCAGGCGGTACCGGTTCGGGTAAAACTACTCTATTGAATGTAATGTCGAACTTTATACCCGATAATGAACGTATCATCACCGTGGAAGATGCCGCTGAACTCAAGTTGTATCAATCAAATCTTATTTCGTTAGAAGCAAGACCTCCTAATCAAGAAGGTAAAGGTGCTGTTCCCATTCGCGAGTTAGTTAAAAACTGTTTGCGGATGCGTCCCGATCGTATTGTAGTAGGGGAGTGTCGTGGCGGTGAAGCGCTGGATATGCTGCAGGCAATGAATACCGGGCACGATGGCTCATTAACCACTGCGCATGCTAACAGTCCGCGCGATTGTATTTCTCGACTTGAAGTTATGGTGATGATGGCGGGGATGGATTTGCCGATCATCGCAATTCGCGAGCAGATTTCTTCTGCGGTCAATATTATTGTACAGCAAACTCGATTTGCTTGTGGCACGCGAAAAGTCACCAGTATCGCTGAAGTCTCAGGTGTTGAGGGAAATCGTGTACAATTAGGCGAAATATTTAAGTTCAAGCAAACTGGGTTTGATAGCAAAGGAAAAGTGAAAGGACATTTTGAAGCTACGGGTATTGTACCGCAGTTTTATGAAAACTTAGCTAAGCGTGGTATTGCGGTCGATATGGAAATATTTTCCACCGGGAGGGTTATGGAGTGA
- a CDS encoding type II secretion system F family protein, whose translation MNQNFLLAALFAVSAALLTFIVAHVLSRAAVKYRENFTEQAKVKLSDLFLFIEPERLFIINMVIIFMSFLLVWLWTGHWIPALIASFLVGFSPPILYRMFKKRRNQTFIKHLPDMLQSCSTAMKAGSSLNQAIESVVMEESGPISQEFDLFLRELRVGVDFNEALNNLHDRIPEMDLKLVISGMQISREIGGNLADTLERMADTLRRKIEMEGKIDSLTAQGRAQGFVMTALPILLGVILYQMEPEQMSLLWTRWYGWICIGIVVFLEVIGYVFIRKIVNIDV comes from the coding sequence GTGAACCAAAACTTCCTATTAGCCGCTTTATTTGCCGTATCGGCCGCTTTACTTACTTTTATAGTCGCGCATGTATTGTCGCGCGCAGCGGTTAAATACCGAGAGAACTTTACCGAACAAGCAAAGGTTAAGCTCTCCGACCTCTTCTTATTTATTGAACCCGAAAGACTTTTCATCATAAATATGGTGATTATCTTTATGAGTTTTTTGTTGGTTTGGTTGTGGACTGGACACTGGATCCCCGCTTTAATCGCTTCGTTTCTTGTTGGCTTTTCTCCGCCAATTCTTTACCGCATGTTTAAGAAGCGAAGAAACCAAACTTTTATTAAACATTTGCCCGATATGTTGCAATCATGCTCGACTGCAATGAAAGCGGGCTCAAGTTTGAACCAAGCGATTGAATCGGTAGTGATGGAAGAGTCAGGGCCGATTAGTCAAGAGTTTGACTTGTTTCTGCGAGAGCTTCGTGTAGGTGTTGATTTTAATGAAGCGCTGAATAACTTACACGATAGGATTCCCGAAATGGATCTTAAGCTAGTGATTTCAGGCATGCAAATATCGCGAGAAATCGGCGGTAACTTGGCTGATACACTTGAGCGTATGGCGGATACTTTGCGCAGAAAAATTGAAATGGAAGGAAAGATCGACTCCTTAACGGCACAAGGCCGCGCGCAGGGTTTCGTTATGACGGCATTACCGATTTTGTTAGGCGTTATTCTTTATCAAATGGAACCAGAACAAATGTCGCTGCTATGGACACGTTGGTACGGCTGGATTTGCATCGGTATTGTGGTGTTCCTTGAGGTAATTGGATATGTCTTTATCAGAAAAATAGTGAATATCGATGTCTGA
- a CDS encoding type II secretion system F family protein: MSESILAILIASCASVAVSLFVYSLYQIKQEVPDDDREYMDPLPPMVKLIWPLISIFAHYIGERLSVEYIEKSKINLQRSGLGYMLTPQQFFGLQVVSGILCGVVTWWCLSMLDKPAGLAIIVLAVLGFLLPQLNLSDRRKKRENEIIRLLPVYLDFITMSVEAGMNLNGALMQAVDKAPKGALNIELQKVLRDIKAGVGKIDALRNMSERLEIKEISNLVSALAQAEKSGASVGVTLRIQSDQRRVERFQRAEKLAMQAPVKLVGPLVMFIFPTTFIILFFPIATQLVDAFS; this comes from the coding sequence ATGTCTGAGTCTATTCTTGCCATTTTAATCGCGAGCTGCGCCAGTGTGGCTGTGTCGCTTTTTGTTTATTCATTGTACCAAATCAAACAAGAAGTACCGGATGATGATCGGGAGTATATGGATCCCTTGCCCCCGATGGTGAAATTAATATGGCCGTTAATTTCCATTTTCGCTCATTATATTGGAGAACGACTATCTGTTGAGTACATAGAGAAAAGTAAGATTAACTTACAACGCTCTGGTCTTGGCTACATGTTAACGCCACAACAGTTTTTTGGGTTGCAGGTGGTCTCTGGAATTCTTTGTGGTGTGGTCACTTGGTGGTGTTTATCGATGTTGGACAAACCAGCGGGTTTGGCAATTATCGTTTTAGCAGTGCTTGGATTTTTACTACCGCAATTAAATTTGTCAGATCGACGTAAAAAACGTGAGAACGAGATTATTCGACTGTTACCAGTCTATCTCGACTTTATTACGATGTCGGTCGAGGCGGGAATGAATTTAAATGGCGCGTTAATGCAGGCAGTGGATAAGGCACCAAAAGGGGCTCTTAATATTGAGCTTCAAAAAGTACTGCGCGACATTAAAGCCGGTGTTGGTAAGATCGATGCGCTTCGTAATATGTCTGAGCGATTAGAAATTAAAGAAATTTCTAATCTAGTTTCAGCGCTTGCTCAGGCAGAAAAGTCCGGCGCAAGTGTGGGTGTTACCTTGCGAATTCAATCCGATCAGCGCCGTGTCGAACGCTTTCAGCGAGCCGAGAAGTTGGCAATGCAGGCGCCGGTTAAATTAGTCGGGCCTTTGGTAATGTTTATATTCCCAACCACCTTTATTATTTTGTTTTTTCCAATTGCAACGCAGCTTGTTGACGCGTTTAGTTAA
- a CDS encoding DUF192 domain-containing protein, whose translation MDKGKLLRGRDEVILEELLLPVSFWERFKGLLGKRCLPISSGMLFENCSSIHMLGMRIPLDIVFLDKHFKVVQLISQLAKNKFAMCRQAQHTLELSEGAIDHFQIALGQQLEIKRGKV comes from the coding sequence ATGGATAAAGGGAAATTACTGCGCGGACGGGATGAAGTTATTCTTGAGGAGCTATTGCTTCCAGTAAGTTTTTGGGAGCGATTTAAAGGATTGCTGGGTAAACGCTGCCTACCAATTAGCAGTGGCATGTTGTTTGAGAATTGCTCGTCGATTCACATGTTAGGAATGAGGATTCCACTCGACATTGTGTTTTTAGATAAGCATTTTAAAGTCGTCCAATTGATTAGCCAGTTGGCTAAGAACAAATTCGCAATGTGCCGCCAAGCTCAGCACACTTTGGAGTTAAGCGAAGGAGCAATCGACCATTTTCAGATTGCTTTAGGCCAACAGCTAGAGATTAAAAGGGGAAAGGTATGA
- a CDS encoding tetratricopeptide repeat protein: protein MSRWLSLVIAVVLVSGCASSNKVNVAATGDSAPLSKRLAEADRVYEEARLPKAETLYLGIVRDHPKSTNAWLRLGNIYMRQGRVKGAIRCFEEVLKLDPKDGRAWYNLSLARVRQAIDTLEQGEKVVPIDSAHHIYLVELHSRLNSKMSGEQQ from the coding sequence ATGAGCCGATGGTTAAGTTTAGTCATAGCCGTTGTATTGGTATCGGGTTGCGCTAGTAGCAACAAGGTAAATGTGGCTGCAACAGGAGATAGTGCTCCATTGTCGAAACGGCTTGCCGAGGCTGATCGCGTTTATGAAGAAGCGAGGCTTCCAAAAGCTGAAACTTTATATCTTGGAATCGTTCGTGATCACCCTAAAAGCACCAATGCTTGGTTGCGACTTGGCAATATTTATATGCGACAAGGACGAGTTAAGGGAGCAATACGTTGTTTCGAGGAAGTATTAAAACTTGATCCGAAAGACGGTCGTGCTTGGTATAACTTATCGTTAGCAAGAGTAAGACAAGCTATAGATACCTTAGAGCAAGGTGAGAAAGTCGTGCCGATCGATTCAGCCCACCATATCTACTTAGTAGAGTTGCACTCTCGCCTCAATAGTAAAATGTCTGGAGAGCAACAATGA
- a CDS encoding TadE/TadG family type IV pilus assembly protein — translation MKTMRIPRGQAITELIIIIPILLILLFGIFEFTYAYRAKTTMNVATFEAARAGALNHARLAPMRDALGRGMMPLYVKGDSSLYGLGKAKFWMEAEQKAIDVAASKIGGIEMVEVISPTKSMFDAFKSNRLMRLNGGKKDVYVDVIPNDNLNFRATDLKKVKVTLDGKTVDVDQNVQDANLLKIKALWCYQLKVPGLKDLIVKTVEGSFGVISASPEQKVCSAIDKAFNLGGGNRRSIAIVSHAVVRMQSPIVYDSTEKNLK, via the coding sequence ATGAAAACAATGCGCATTCCGCGCGGTCAAGCGATTACTGAGTTAATTATTATTATCCCAATTTTATTGATTTTGCTTTTTGGGATTTTTGAGTTTACTTATGCTTATCGCGCCAAGACGACCATGAATGTGGCAACCTTTGAGGCAGCCCGAGCGGGTGCGCTAAACCATGCGCGACTAGCACCAATGCGCGATGCTCTGGGGCGCGGGATGATGCCTCTTTATGTTAAAGGTGATTCTTCTCTCTATGGCTTAGGTAAAGCTAAATTTTGGATGGAAGCTGAGCAAAAGGCTATCGATGTCGCTGCTTCTAAAATCGGTGGCATTGAAATGGTGGAGGTGATCAGCCCCACTAAGAGCATGTTTGATGCATTTAAAAGTAATCGACTGATGCGGTTAAATGGGGGAAAGAAAGATGTCTATGTTGATGTAATTCCCAATGACAACCTCAATTTTCGCGCAACGGACTTAAAAAAAGTTAAAGTAACTCTAGATGGGAAAACCGTTGATGTTGATCAGAATGTGCAAGATGCTAATTTATTGAAGATAAAAGCGCTTTGGTGCTATCAATTGAAAGTACCCGGTTTGAAAGATTTAATTGTCAAAACGGTGGAAGGTTCATTTGGGGTTATAAGTGCTTCGCCCGAACAGAAAGTTTGCTCCGCCATTGATAAAGCTTTTAATCTTGGCGGTGGTAATCGACGAAGTATTGCGATTGTTTCGCATGCGGTAGTACGTATGCAAAGTCCAATTGTTTATGACAGTACAGAGAAAAATTTGAAATAG
- a CDS encoding OmpA family protein, whose product MKVLALTLFLLFNTVFTSANCFAEQTVVHVGEDAELFRQWQRVQDNYQLIKGRIIFQESDSEFYSKGYRVEDSSLLLGAVTREIYDYRIEQSSSNVFDQVRKSLNAQGFSEQFVCSGGDCGEVDGWRLYLHDLIGYQTETQHYIAAVKHNEASAQSQYVAVYVNDIDGQPRTLVDVITKPTEHRFDVVVNTNDIAKTIEKDGKVVLSGIYFETDSATLDPSSLAQVKAMSEFIKAHQGKQFAVVGHTDNVGSGQYNEQLAKNRAQAVVKLMLQKFDVKPQQVMAKGLGPYAPVTSNSDENGKALNRRVELILL is encoded by the coding sequence ATGAAAGTCTTAGCATTGACGTTGTTTTTGTTGTTCAACACAGTGTTTACAAGCGCGAATTGTTTCGCCGAACAAACAGTCGTTCATGTCGGTGAGGACGCCGAGCTGTTTCGTCAATGGCAACGAGTACAAGATAACTACCAATTGATCAAAGGTCGAATAATTTTTCAAGAAAGTGATTCCGAATTTTACTCTAAAGGTTATCGAGTGGAAGACTCTTCACTGTTGCTTGGCGCGGTTACTCGAGAAATTTACGATTACCGAATTGAACAAAGCTCTTCAAATGTATTCGATCAAGTGCGTAAAAGCTTGAACGCACAGGGATTCTCTGAGCAATTTGTTTGCTCCGGTGGCGATTGTGGTGAAGTTGATGGCTGGCGTTTGTACTTACATGATTTGATTGGCTACCAAACCGAAACTCAGCACTACATAGCGGCGGTCAAGCACAATGAGGCCAGCGCGCAAAGTCAGTATGTTGCGGTTTACGTTAATGATATTGATGGTCAACCACGTACTTTGGTAGATGTGATCACTAAGCCAACCGAGCATCGCTTTGATGTGGTGGTCAATACCAATGATATAGCCAAAACCATCGAGAAAGACGGAAAGGTAGTGCTATCGGGAATATATTTTGAAACAGATTCAGCGACGCTTGATCCATCCTCCTTGGCACAAGTAAAAGCAATGAGTGAGTTTATTAAAGCGCATCAAGGAAAGCAGTTTGCAGTAGTCGGCCACACCGACAATGTTGGAAGTGGACAATACAACGAGCAGCTGGCGAAGAACCGTGCACAAGCGGTCGTTAAACTTATGCTGCAAAAATTTGATGTGAAACCTCAACAGGTGATGGCGAAGGGTTTGGGTCCTTATGCACCGGTAACTTCTAATTCCGATGAGAACGGCAAAGCGCTGAATCGTCGGGTAGAGTTAATTTTACTGTGA
- the cmk gene encoding (d)CMP kinase: protein MSDFNDSNNAPVITIDGPSGAGKGAIAYRLAQHFGWPLLDSGAIYRVLGLAAERAGLSPAEVEPLVELATHLPLTFVADDASGEVVANLDGQPVGDLIRTDEAGARASQYASIPEVRAALLQRQRDFQVAPGLVADGRDMGTIVFPRAEVKIFLTASAETRANRRFKQLKEKGISASLCALLESIKARDERDRTRSVAPLVPAEGAFVVDSSTLSIDEVFSQVVEYTKKKLG, encoded by the coding sequence ATGTCTGACTTTAATGATTCGAATAACGCACCCGTGATAACCATTGACGGACCTTCCGGAGCCGGGAAGGGGGCCATTGCTTATCGCTTGGCGCAACATTTTGGCTGGCCGCTACTCGACAGCGGCGCGATTTATCGCGTACTTGGACTGGCCGCAGAGCGCGCCGGTTTGTCGCCTGCCGAGGTTGAGCCATTAGTTGAGCTGGCGACCCACCTTCCTTTAACTTTCGTGGCCGATGATGCTAGCGGCGAAGTGGTTGCTAACTTAGATGGACAACCTGTCGGCGATTTGATCCGTACTGATGAAGCCGGCGCGCGCGCCAGTCAATATGCATCCATCCCCGAAGTTAGAGCTGCATTGTTGCAACGCCAACGCGACTTTCAAGTGGCGCCTGGATTGGTGGCCGATGGTCGCGATATGGGCACCATTGTGTTTCCCCGAGCCGAAGTGAAAATTTTCCTAACCGCTAGCGCTGAAACCCGCGCCAATAGGCGCTTTAAGCAGTTGAAAGAGAAAGGAATAAGTGCTAGTCTATGCGCCCTTCTGGAAAGCATAAAAGCACGCGATGAGCGTGACCGCACCCGTTCTGTGGCACCTTTGGTACCCGCAGAGGGGGCTTTTGTCGTTGATAGCTCAACGTTATCAATAGACGAAGTGTTTTCCCAAGTAGTTGAATATACAAAGAAAAAGCTCGGCTAA